One Halioglobus japonicus DNA segment encodes these proteins:
- the accA gene encoding acetyl-CoA carboxylase carboxyl transferase subunit alpha codes for MNPNYLDFEQPIAELEVKIEELQLVGSDADINISEEIDTLRDKSARLTEKIYSNLSAWDIVKVARHPLRPYSLDYIPRIFTEFDELHGDRRFGDDNAIVGGVARLDGKPVMVIGQEKGRAVKDKVMRNFGMPKPEGYRKALRLMEMAERFKMPVVTLIDTPGAYPGIDSEERGISESIAQNLAVMSRLATPIICVVIGEGSSGGALGIGVGDHLAMLQYSTYFVISPEGCANIIWKDSSHASDAAQAMGVTSSVLEDLGIVDATIPEPMGGAHRDVDLMAERIRDHLIKQLDSLQALPTEDLLAKRYQRLMSYGN; via the coding sequence ATGAACCCGAATTACCTGGACTTTGAACAACCCATTGCCGAACTCGAGGTGAAGATCGAGGAGCTGCAATTGGTGGGGTCTGACGCCGATATCAATATCAGCGAAGAGATCGACACCCTGCGGGACAAGAGCGCCAGGCTCACCGAAAAGATTTACAGCAATCTCAGCGCCTGGGACATCGTCAAAGTGGCGCGCCACCCGCTGCGCCCCTACAGCCTGGATTACATCCCCCGTATTTTTACCGAGTTTGACGAGCTGCACGGCGATCGCCGTTTCGGTGACGACAACGCTATCGTCGGCGGTGTTGCCCGTCTGGACGGCAAGCCGGTGATGGTCATCGGCCAGGAAAAGGGCCGTGCCGTGAAAGACAAGGTCATGCGCAACTTCGGCATGCCCAAGCCCGAGGGCTACCGCAAGGCCCTGCGCCTTATGGAAATGGCCGAGCGCTTCAAGATGCCCGTAGTAACGCTCATCGATACCCCTGGAGCCTACCCCGGTATTGATTCCGAGGAGCGGGGCATTTCTGAATCTATCGCCCAGAATCTGGCCGTGATGTCGCGCCTGGCGACACCGATTATCTGCGTGGTGATTGGCGAAGGCTCTTCTGGCGGTGCCCTGGGTATTGGTGTTGGCGACCATCTCGCCATGCTCCAGTACTCCACGTACTTTGTAATCTCTCCCGAGGGTTGCGCCAATATCATCTGGAAGGATTCCTCCCATGCATCCGATGCCGCCCAGGCCATGGGTGTGACCTCGTCCGTGCTCGAGGATCTGGGTATTGTCGATGCCACCATCCCCGAGCCCATGGGCGGCGCCCACCGGGACGTGGACCTGATGGCGGAACGTATTCGCGATCACCTGATCAAGCAGCTCGACTCCTTGCAGGCGCTGCCCACCGAAGACCTGCTGGCCAAGCGCTACCAGCGCTTGATGTCCTACGGCAACTAG
- a CDS encoding class I SAM-dependent methyltransferase: MSPDRENLEARLRDILPSAHLEVMPLPDAPELRLLLLAEDYPRQVLNRQEMWAVMDSPLYWIFCWASGQVLARYILDHPEQVAGKRVLDFGCGSGVVAVAAAMAGAREVVACDIDPLAIAATQFNAQLNDVSLVLAEDYFDVQDDIDLIIVADVLYDRENFPWLERFVARAPHVLIADSRVKNFDHPPYRAIDRRQSCTIPDLDESAEFRDVRIYQAIR; this comes from the coding sequence ATGTCGCCCGATCGTGAAAATCTTGAAGCCCGCCTGCGGGACATTCTGCCCAGTGCTCATCTGGAGGTCATGCCATTGCCGGATGCCCCGGAGCTGCGGTTGTTGCTGCTGGCTGAGGATTATCCACGCCAGGTGCTGAACAGGCAGGAGATGTGGGCGGTGATGGACAGCCCGCTGTACTGGATTTTCTGCTGGGCGTCCGGGCAGGTGCTGGCCCGCTATATTCTCGATCATCCCGAACAGGTGGCCGGTAAGCGCGTGTTGGATTTCGGCTGCGGCTCAGGCGTGGTGGCGGTTGCGGCGGCCATGGCTGGCGCGCGCGAAGTTGTTGCCTGCGACATCGACCCATTGGCTATCGCTGCCACACAGTTTAACGCCCAGCTCAATGATGTGTCCCTGGTTCTCGCCGAAGATTACTTCGATGTACAGGATGATATCGACCTGATCATTGTGGCCGACGTGCTCTACGATCGAGAGAACTTCCCCTGGCTGGAGCGTTTCGTGGCCCGGGCCCCGCATGTGCTCATTGCCGATTCCCGGGTCAAGAACTTTGATCATCCTCCCTATCGGGCGATTGATCGCCGGCAGAGTTGTACGATCCCCGATCTCGACGAGTCCGCCGAGTTTCGTGATGTGCGCATTTACCAGGCCATTCGCTGA
- a CDS encoding pseudouridine synthase has translation MAADYTYTTRHVRITPYIVPHSQEAIRILHEDHDLLLVRKPDLLLSIPGRHPLNKDCLITRLQADYPTATIVHRLDLDTSGIMVIPLNKPTHAHISRQFQERKVEKSYISVVHGIVENDEGEVELPIRCDWERRPLQMIDHERGKHALTRYRVLERQGDRTRMLLMPVTGRSHQLRIHMRELGHPILGCDMYAHEEALKMADRLLLHATTLGFEHPATGEWLEGECQPDF, from the coding sequence ATGGCGGCGGATTATACTTACACTACGCGCCATGTCCGAATTACCCCCTATATCGTCCCCCATAGCCAGGAAGCCATTCGCATTCTGCACGAGGATCACGACCTGTTACTGGTGCGCAAACCCGACCTGTTACTGAGCATCCCGGGCCGTCACCCCCTCAACAAGGATTGCCTGATTACCCGGCTGCAGGCGGACTATCCCACGGCCACGATTGTACACCGCCTTGACCTCGACACCTCGGGCATTATGGTCATCCCCCTGAACAAGCCCACTCACGCCCATATCAGCCGCCAGTTTCAGGAGCGCAAGGTAGAGAAATCCTATATCTCGGTCGTACACGGCATCGTCGAGAACGACGAAGGCGAGGTGGAACTGCCAATCCGCTGCGACTGGGAGCGGCGCCCACTGCAGATGATTGACCACGAACGCGGCAAACACGCCCTCACCCGCTACCGCGTGCTGGAACGCCAGGGCGACCGCACCCGCATGCTACTTATGCCTGTGACCGGACGCTCCCATCAGCTGCGCATTCATATGCGTGAACTGGGCCACCCTATTCTGGGCTGCGACATGTACGCTCATGAGGAGGCGCTGAAAATGGCGGATCGTCTGTTGCTGCATGCGACGACGTTGGGGTTTGAACACCCGGCGACCGGGGAGTGGCTTGAAGGTGAGTGTCAGCCGGATTTCTAG
- a CDS encoding permease — protein MSTHAEHDSCCGSASDNPDVNSPATEAVDPCCEAPARRDYFLWACLTIVTAAYVWGAFNPHDHSSVIGVFSGGVFELFNAIWWGIALGIIFVGLLSRIPRELVMGVLGRDTGVRGLFRATLAGVFLDLCSHGILAVGMKLYERGASTGQVMAFLLASPWNSFSLTLILFGLIGVGWTLLFIGLSLVIGIITGLIFEQLTRRGTLPANPWRETLGEERPVGEMWAELRGDMHFSAAGTVDLLKEGVAGSRVVIRWSMFGLILAGLIRALVPEDAFAAWFGATFAGLWLTLLATTIIEVCSEGATPIAADLMNRAQAPGNAFTFLMAGVATDYTEVMSIKDTTRSWKIALFLPLITVPQVMVIGYVLNNL, from the coding sequence ATGAGCACCCATGCAGAGCACGACAGCTGCTGCGGCAGCGCCTCGGACAACCCTGACGTGAATAGCCCGGCGACGGAGGCCGTTGACCCCTGCTGTGAGGCGCCTGCCCGACGCGACTACTTCCTCTGGGCATGCCTGACGATCGTTACAGCCGCCTACGTCTGGGGTGCGTTTAATCCCCACGACCACAGCAGTGTGATCGGCGTCTTCAGTGGCGGTGTTTTCGAACTATTTAACGCCATTTGGTGGGGCATCGCCCTGGGGATTATTTTTGTCGGTCTGCTAAGCCGTATTCCCCGTGAACTGGTCATGGGTGTGCTGGGCCGCGATACCGGTGTTCGCGGATTATTCCGGGCCACCCTGGCGGGCGTCTTTCTAGATCTGTGCAGCCACGGCATTCTCGCTGTCGGCATGAAACTCTACGAACGAGGCGCCAGCACCGGCCAGGTAATGGCCTTTCTGCTGGCCAGCCCCTGGAACTCCTTCTCCCTGACGCTGATTCTGTTTGGTCTGATCGGTGTCGGCTGGACCTTGCTCTTTATCGGCTTGTCACTGGTCATTGGCATTATCACCGGGCTGATTTTCGAACAGCTGACCCGTCGCGGCACCTTGCCGGCCAATCCCTGGCGCGAAACCCTCGGTGAGGAGCGCCCGGTGGGGGAAATGTGGGCAGAGCTGCGCGGCGATATGCACTTCTCCGCAGCGGGTACTGTGGATCTGCTGAAAGAGGGGGTTGCGGGCTCGCGGGTGGTGATTCGCTGGTCGATGTTTGGCCTCATTCTGGCTGGGCTCATTCGTGCGCTGGTGCCTGAGGACGCCTTTGCTGCCTGGTTTGGGGCGACCTTTGCAGGCCTTTGGCTGACTCTGCTGGCAACGACCATTATCGAAGTGTGCTCTGAGGGTGCCACGCCGATTGCCGCTGACCTGATGAATCGGGCCCAGGCGCCGGGGAATGCGTTTACGTTCCTGATGGCGGGGGTGGCTACTGACTACACCGAGGTGATGTCGATCAAGGACACGACCCGGTCCTGGAAGATTGCCTTGTTCCTGCCGTTGATTACCGTGCCTCAGGTGATGGTGATTGGGTACGTGCTTAATAATCTTTGA
- the cueR gene encoding Cu(I)-responsive transcriptional regulator encodes MKISEAARRSGLSSKTIRYYENIGIIAPALRGENGYRHYEPAAVEELKFLARARDVGFNLDECRELLNLHRDSGRQSRHAKALVLEKSAQLQERIARLQAMQEVLEGLAARCQGDAGPDCAILDDLASGEATV; translated from the coding sequence ATGAAGATTTCAGAAGCCGCCCGCCGCAGCGGGCTGTCCAGCAAGACGATTCGCTACTACGAAAATATTGGCATTATTGCCCCCGCACTGCGCGGTGAAAATGGCTATCGCCACTACGAGCCCGCTGCAGTGGAAGAACTCAAGTTCCTGGCCCGGGCTCGTGATGTAGGCTTTAACCTCGATGAGTGCCGGGAACTGCTGAACTTGCATCGCGACAGCGGTCGCCAGAGCCGTCACGCCAAGGCGCTGGTGCTGGAAAAGAGCGCCCAGTTACAGGAGCGCATTGCTCGCCTGCAGGCGATGCAGGAGGTCCTGGAGGGGCTGGCCGCGCGCTGCCAGGGCGATGCAGGCCCCGACTGTGCCATTCTCGACGACCTGGCTAGCGGGGAGGCTACGGTATGA
- a CDS encoding aminotransferase has translation MSAVIYPTTNLTATEQLNFDRGEGVYVYDKNGKQYLEGMAGLWCTGLGYGNQELIDTISAQLSKLSFAHNFGGKTHQPVIDLADKLAGMVPVENAKVFFGHSGSDANDSHIKMLRYYFNAIGKPEKRKIITRERAYHGVTVAAGSLTSLPANLAHFDAPLEALGILRTDAPHFYRGVQGDECAAEYGTRLANNLEELILREGPDTIAAFIAEPITGASGVIVPPPGYYEKIQAVLNKYDILFWADEVITGFGRTGNLFGCDTMNIQNPAMMTFAKQLSSAYIPIGASVIRGDMYEPMVEASNEVGIFGHGFTYSGHPVGCAAALKTLEIYERDGLYDNARDVGEYLQLKMSMLARFDQVGEVRGEGLLGAIELVEDRASRAPATDLAKRVTKACQDNGLIVRNVAGNAIAVCPPLIITNEQVDELVDKLTMSLEQCL, from the coding sequence ATGTCAGCAGTTATCTACCCAACCACGAACCTCACGGCGACCGAGCAGCTCAATTTTGATCGCGGTGAAGGTGTGTATGTCTATGACAAAAATGGCAAGCAGTACCTCGAAGGTATGGCGGGGCTTTGGTGCACCGGGCTCGGTTACGGCAACCAGGAGCTCATTGATACGATCAGCGCGCAGTTGAGCAAGCTATCATTCGCCCATAACTTTGGCGGCAAAACACACCAGCCAGTTATCGACCTGGCCGACAAGCTGGCCGGCATGGTACCGGTAGAAAATGCCAAGGTATTTTTCGGCCACTCCGGTTCGGACGCTAACGACAGCCATATCAAAATGCTGCGCTACTACTTCAATGCCATCGGCAAGCCTGAGAAGCGCAAAATCATTACCCGCGAGCGGGCCTACCACGGCGTTACCGTGGCTGCCGGTTCACTGACCAGCCTGCCCGCCAACCTCGCGCACTTCGATGCGCCGCTGGAGGCGCTGGGCATTCTACGCACCGACGCTCCGCACTTTTATCGCGGTGTACAGGGCGACGAATGTGCCGCTGAGTACGGCACCCGCCTGGCCAACAACCTCGAGGAACTGATTCTGCGCGAAGGTCCGGACACCATCGCCGCCTTTATCGCCGAGCCGATTACCGGCGCCAGCGGTGTGATTGTTCCGCCCCCGGGCTACTACGAGAAGATCCAGGCGGTACTCAACAAGTACGACATCCTGTTCTGGGCTGATGAGGTTATCACCGGCTTTGGCCGCACCGGCAACCTGTTCGGCTGTGACACCATGAACATTCAGAACCCGGCCATGATGACGTTTGCCAAGCAGCTGTCATCCGCATACATCCCCATCGGGGCCTCGGTAATTCGCGGCGACATGTACGAGCCCATGGTCGAGGCGAGCAACGAGGTGGGTATCTTTGGCCACGGCTTCACCTATTCTGGCCACCCGGTAGGTTGCGCCGCGGCACTGAAAACCCTGGAAATCTACGAGCGCGATGGTCTGTACGACAACGCGCGTGACGTCGGTGAATACCTGCAGCTGAAGATGTCCATGCTGGCGCGTTTTGACCAGGTGGGCGAAGTGCGCGGTGAAGGTCTGCTGGGTGCCATAGAACTGGTGGAAGATCGCGCCAGCAGAGCGCCGGCAACCGACCTGGCCAAGCGCGTGACCAAAGCCTGCCAAGACAATGGACTGATTGTCCGCAACGTGGCGGGTAATGCGATCGCTGTCTGCCCTCCCCTGATCATTACCAACGAACAGGTGGATGAGCTGGTCGACAAGCTCACCATGTCGCTGGAGCAGTGCCTGTAA
- the recJ gene encoding single-stranded-DNA-specific exonuclease RecJ, with protein MDKVIRRREPGESTELQATGLHPILSRVYRGRGVAEAAELELDLARLIPPTQLTHADTAASLLADSLERGERILVVGDYDADGATSTALALTALREFGAAEVTYLVPNRFEYGYGLSRQIVELALRGDKPDLIITVDNGISSIDGVAACREAGVKTLITDHHLAGSELPNADVIVNPNQPGCDFPSKNLAGVGVIFYIMLALRAELRKRDWFDQRKEPNLGRLTDLVSLGTVADVVPLDQNNRILVAAGLQRIRTGHARAGILALLEVAGRNLHSVVASDLGFAVGPRINAAGRLDDISVGIECLLQQEQAGARRLAAELHQKNQDRRLIEQDMQDQALAFLDSLPLAEEGVPVAMTLYQGDWHQGVIGILASRIKDRLHRPTIAFANGDAGEIKGSARSIAGIHIRDILDAVATRHPGMILKFGGHAMAAGLTIPADAYEAFNAAFVAEVERHAEDVHLQAVIESDGELQRDDFDLTLAEVLRYAGPWGQHFPEPVFDGEFRIVHQRLVGEKHLKLVLSPAGSAQLIDAIAFNIDLDTWPDETVQDVRLAYRLDVNEFRGRKSVQLMVDYIEALQS; from the coding sequence GTGGATAAGGTCATCCGCCGGCGCGAGCCGGGCGAATCTACCGAACTGCAGGCCACCGGCCTGCACCCTATCCTGTCCCGGGTCTATCGGGGCAGGGGCGTCGCCGAAGCGGCTGAGCTCGAGCTCGATCTGGCGCGGCTCATTCCCCCTACACAACTGACCCACGCAGATACCGCTGCTTCTTTGTTAGCCGATAGCCTGGAGCGCGGTGAGCGTATTCTGGTGGTGGGCGACTACGACGCCGATGGCGCTACCAGCACTGCGCTGGCGCTCACTGCGCTGCGCGAATTCGGGGCGGCCGAGGTGACGTACCTGGTGCCGAACCGATTCGAATATGGCTATGGCCTGAGCCGGCAGATCGTCGAGCTGGCCCTGCGCGGTGACAAGCCGGACCTGATTATTACGGTCGACAACGGCATCTCCAGTATCGATGGTGTCGCTGCCTGCCGAGAGGCGGGCGTTAAGACGTTGATCACCGATCACCATCTGGCCGGCAGCGAATTGCCCAACGCAGATGTCATCGTGAATCCCAATCAGCCCGGCTGCGATTTCCCCAGTAAGAACCTTGCCGGCGTCGGGGTCATCTTTTACATCATGCTGGCGCTGCGTGCAGAGCTGCGCAAGCGCGATTGGTTTGACCAGCGCAAAGAACCCAACCTGGGGCGCCTTACTGACCTTGTGTCTCTGGGTACCGTGGCAGACGTCGTGCCCCTGGACCAGAACAACCGTATTCTCGTGGCTGCCGGACTGCAGCGCATTCGTACCGGACACGCTCGTGCCGGTATTCTCGCCTTACTGGAAGTGGCGGGACGCAATCTCCATTCGGTGGTAGCGTCGGATCTGGGATTTGCCGTGGGACCGCGCATTAATGCCGCCGGTCGCCTGGATGATATTTCCGTGGGTATTGAATGCCTGCTGCAGCAGGAGCAGGCCGGTGCCCGCCGGCTGGCGGCGGAACTGCACCAGAAAAACCAGGATCGCCGCCTTATCGAACAGGATATGCAGGACCAGGCCCTCGCCTTTCTCGATAGCCTGCCGTTGGCAGAGGAGGGCGTGCCTGTGGCTATGACCCTGTACCAGGGCGACTGGCACCAGGGCGTGATTGGTATCCTCGCATCCCGTATCAAAGATCGCCTGCACCGGCCTACCATTGCCTTTGCCAATGGCGATGCCGGTGAAATCAAGGGCTCGGCCCGCTCCATCGCCGGCATTCATATTCGCGATATTCTCGACGCTGTTGCCACCCGTCATCCGGGCATGATTCTCAAGTTCGGCGGCCATGCCATGGCAGCGGGCCTGACGATTCCAGCGGACGCGTATGAGGCGTTTAATGCGGCGTTCGTGGCAGAAGTGGAGCGCCACGCCGAGGATGTGCACTTGCAGGCAGTGATCGAATCCGATGGCGAGTTACAGCGGGATGATTTCGACCTCACGCTCGCCGAGGTGCTGCGTTACGCCGGGCCCTGGGGCCAGCACTTTCCAGAACCCGTATTCGATGGAGAGTTTCGTATCGTGCATCAGCGTTTGGTGGGCGAGAAACATCTCAAGTTGGTGCTGTCACCCGCTGGCAGCGCGCAACTGATCGACGCCATTGCTTTCAATATTGATCTGGACACATGGCCCGACGAGACGGTCCAGGACGTACGCCTGGCCTACCGCCTTGATGTGAATGAGTTTCGGGGGCGTAAAAGCGTCCAGCTCATGGTGGACTACATCGAGGCGCTCCAGTCCTAA
- the thrC gene encoding threonine synthase translates to MKYISTRGQAPALNFEEVLLTGLASDGGLYVPETLPTFSEAEIAAMAGMNYAQLAQKIITPFVDDCIPEADLKAILEETYAEFRHEAVAPMVQIDSNQWVLELFHGPTLAFKDFALQLLGRLLDYVLERKHQKVVIMGATSGDTGSAAIEGCKRCKNIDIFILHPHERVSDVQRKQMTTVVGDNIHNLAVQGNFDDCQAMVKASFNDRSFLPSDRSLVAVNSINWARIMAQIVYYFYAAVALGAPARKVAFSVPTGNFGDIFAGYLAHKMGLPVERLIIATNRNDVLHRIMTSGSYGRQPLEHSLSPSMDITVSSNFERLLFDLYQRDGAAIAQLMSDFDNGDIHFSEDAMGAARELFSSQCVSDEETCAQMAATWDRCEYMLDPHSAIGVKAALEAGVPASVPVVTLATAHPAKFPGAVAEAGLGEEPTLPHHLRDLFDRPERCEVLPNELGSVQAFMADNLNA, encoded by the coding sequence GTGAAGTACATCAGCACCCGTGGCCAGGCCCCGGCTCTAAATTTTGAAGAAGTTCTCCTGACAGGCCTGGCGTCTGATGGCGGCCTGTACGTGCCCGAAACGCTGCCTACATTCAGCGAAGCCGAAATTGCGGCTATGGCCGGCATGAACTACGCGCAGCTCGCGCAAAAAATTATCACGCCGTTTGTTGATGACTGTATTCCTGAGGCGGATCTCAAAGCCATTCTCGAGGAAACCTACGCAGAGTTTCGTCACGAAGCGGTCGCGCCAATGGTGCAGATCGACAGCAACCAGTGGGTTTTGGAACTGTTCCACGGTCCCACACTGGCGTTCAAAGACTTCGCATTGCAGTTGCTGGGCCGCCTGCTCGATTACGTGCTGGAGCGCAAGCACCAGAAGGTTGTGATCATGGGCGCCACGTCTGGCGATACCGGCTCGGCCGCTATCGAGGGCTGCAAGCGCTGCAAGAATATCGATATTTTCATTCTGCATCCGCACGAGCGCGTCTCCGACGTTCAGCGTAAGCAGATGACTACGGTAGTGGGCGACAATATCCACAACCTGGCGGTGCAGGGTAACTTCGACGATTGCCAGGCCATGGTGAAAGCCAGCTTTAACGATCGCAGCTTTCTGCCTTCCGATCGCAGCCTGGTGGCGGTGAACTCCATTAACTGGGCGCGCATCATGGCCCAGATCGTTTACTACTTTTATGCCGCAGTCGCCCTTGGCGCACCTGCGCGTAAAGTCGCGTTCTCGGTGCCCACCGGTAATTTCGGGGACATCTTTGCGGGCTATCTGGCGCATAAAATGGGCCTGCCTGTGGAGCGTCTCATTATTGCGACCAACCGCAACGACGTATTGCACCGGATAATGACCAGCGGCAGCTACGGCCGTCAGCCCCTGGAACACTCGTTGTCGCCGAGCATGGACATTACCGTGTCCAGCAACTTCGAGCGCCTGTTGTTCGATCTGTACCAGCGCGATGGCGCAGCGATTGCGCAGCTCATGAGCGACTTCGACAATGGCGACATTCATTTCTCTGAGGACGCGATGGGAGCAGCACGCGAGTTGTTCTCCAGCCAGTGTGTGAGCGATGAAGAGACCTGTGCGCAAATGGCAGCGACATGGGATCGCTGTGAATACATGCTGGATCCGCACAGTGCCATTGGCGTGAAGGCAGCTCTGGAAGCAGGCGTGCCTGCCAGTGTGCCTGTCGTTACCCTGGCAACTGCACATCCTGCCAAGTTCCCCGGCGCTGTTGCCGAGGCGGGCCTGGGCGAGGAGCCAACGCTGCCGCACCACTTGCGCGACCTCTTCGACCGTCCTGAACGCTGTGAAGTGCTGCCCAATGAACTCGGGTCCGTACAGGCCTTTATGGCGGATAACCTGAACGCCTGA
- a CDS encoding homoserine dehydrogenase translates to MSKPVKVGICGLGTVGSGTFNVLTRNAQAINARAQGELEITVVGARRDNPACDLGDTRVTRDIFEVARDPEVDVLVELIGGTTVARDLVTEALTNGKHVVTANKALIAEFGNELFALAEQNNVVIRYEAAVAGGIPIIKALREGLAGNRIEWLAGIINGTGNFILSEMREKGRDFADVLAEAQALGYAEADPTFDVEGIDAAHKLVILASLAFGMPLQFSSVYAEGITRLTTQDVEYAEELGYRIKHLGVAKQSDEGVELRVHPTLIPESRLLANVNGVKNAVLVEGDAVGPTLYYGAGAGAEPTASAVVADIVDLARELGAGQQCRVPALGFATDALQDLPIVPMERVSTAWYLRMEAEDKPGVLSQIASIFSDQGISIEALIQKAPAAGETRVPLILLTNKAVQGNVDRAVASIEGLDTISGEVTRIRVEALDG, encoded by the coding sequence ATGAGCAAGCCAGTAAAGGTCGGAATTTGCGGCCTGGGCACCGTGGGAAGCGGCACGTTTAACGTCCTCACTCGTAACGCGCAGGCCATTAATGCCCGCGCCCAAGGCGAGTTGGAGATTACCGTGGTGGGTGCGCGTCGCGATAACCCGGCCTGTGATCTTGGGGATACACGTGTTACCCGAGATATTTTCGAGGTGGCTCGCGACCCGGAAGTCGATGTGCTGGTCGAACTGATTGGCGGTACGACGGTAGCTCGTGACCTGGTGACTGAAGCGCTTACGAACGGCAAGCATGTTGTGACTGCCAACAAGGCGCTCATTGCTGAATTCGGTAACGAGTTGTTTGCGCTGGCCGAACAGAACAATGTGGTGATTCGCTACGAAGCCGCCGTGGCCGGCGGTATCCCTATTATCAAGGCGTTGCGCGAAGGCCTGGCCGGCAACCGGATTGAATGGCTGGCGGGCATTATCAACGGCACCGGCAACTTTATCCTCAGCGAGATGCGCGAGAAGGGCCGTGATTTCGCCGATGTGCTGGCCGAGGCGCAGGCACTGGGTTACGCGGAGGCCGATCCCACATTTGATGTGGAAGGTATTGATGCCGCTCACAAGCTGGTGATTCTCGCATCGCTGGCGTTCGGCATGCCGCTGCAGTTCTCCTCAGTGTATGCCGAGGGCATTACCCGTCTTACCACGCAGGATGTGGAGTACGCTGAAGAGCTCGGCTATCGGATCAAGCACCTGGGTGTTGCCAAGCAAAGTGATGAAGGCGTGGAACTGCGTGTTCATCCCACATTGATTCCGGAGTCGCGCCTGCTCGCCAACGTCAACGGTGTGAAGAATGCTGTGCTCGTAGAAGGTGATGCGGTGGGTCCAACGCTGTACTACGGCGCTGGCGCCGGGGCAGAGCCTACGGCATCAGCAGTAGTGGCAGATATCGTCGATCTTGCGCGTGAGTTGGGTGCGGGTCAGCAGTGCCGCGTACCCGCCCTGGGCTTTGCAACCGATGCCTTGCAGGATCTGCCTATCGTACCCATGGAGCGTGTCAGCACCGCGTGGTACCTGCGTATGGAGGCCGAAGACAAGCCCGGCGTACTCTCGCAGATCGCCAGCATATTCAGTGACCAGGGCATTAGCATCGAGGCGTTGATTCAGAAAGCGCCGGCCGCGGGTGAAACCCGCGTACCGCTCATCCTGCTCACCAACAAGGCCGTGCAGGGCAATGTCGATAGGGCGGTAGCATCGATAGAAGGTCTGGATACAATTTCAGGAGAAGTCACGCGCATTCGTGTCGAAGCGCTGGACGGTTGA
- the alaC gene encoding alanine transaminase, which yields MDEQFRRISRLPPYVFNIIGELKQQARAAGEDIIDFGMGNPDQPTPEHIVDKLVETAQRGDTHRYSQSKGIPRLRKAICDWYQRRYEVTLDPETEAIVTLGSKEGLAHLALATTGPGDAILVPNPSYPIHPYGFVISGADIRHVPMGMNEEDFFDELEKAIHNSWPRPKMLVLNFPSNPTAYCVELEFFERVVAIAKEHNIWVVQDLAYADLCYDGYEAPSILQVEGAMDIAVEFYSMSKSYNMPGWRVGFCCGNKTLVGALARMKSYLDYGMFTPIQVAAIAALEGDQTCVSEINAMYKSRRDVLCEGLNAVGWAVTPPRATMFVWAKIPECYSDYDSIEFSKKLLQEAKVAVSPGVGFGEYGEGYVRFGLIENEHRTRQAIRNIKRMFKNDGFA from the coding sequence GTGGACGAACAATTCCGGCGCATTTCACGCCTACCTCCCTATGTGTTCAACATTATTGGTGAGTTGAAGCAGCAGGCGCGAGCGGCGGGCGAGGATATCATCGATTTCGGCATGGGCAACCCCGATCAGCCGACCCCGGAGCATATCGTCGACAAGCTGGTGGAGACCGCCCAGCGCGGCGATACCCATCGCTATTCGCAGTCCAAGGGTATTCCAAGGTTGCGCAAAGCGATTTGTGATTGGTACCAGCGCCGCTACGAGGTCACGCTCGACCCCGAAACTGAAGCCATTGTCACCCTGGGCTCCAAAGAAGGCCTGGCACACCTGGCGCTGGCCACCACTGGCCCCGGCGACGCGATTCTGGTGCCCAATCCCTCGTACCCGATTCACCCCTATGGTTTTGTGATCTCCGGTGCGGATATCCGCCACGTGCCCATGGGCATGAACGAAGAAGATTTCTTCGATGAACTGGAAAAGGCAATTCACAACAGCTGGCCACGGCCCAAGATGCTGGTGCTCAACTTCCCCTCCAACCCCACGGCCTATTGCGTGGAACTGGAGTTTTTCGAGCGCGTGGTGGCCATTGCCAAGGAACACAATATCTGGGTGGTACAGGATCTGGCTTACGCCGACCTGTGCTACGACGGCTATGAAGCGCCGTCGATTCTGCAGGTAGAGGGCGCCATGGATATCGCCGTGGAGTTTTACAGCATGTCCAAGAGCTACAACATGCCGGGTTGGCGTGTGGGCTTCTGTTGCGGCAACAAAACCCTGGTGGGTGCGTTGGCGCGGATGAAGTCGTACCTCGATTACGGCATGTTCACACCGATTCAGGTGGCGGCCATCGCGGCACTGGAAGGTGACCAGACCTGCGTGAGTGAAATCAACGCCATGTACAAGTCGCGCCGCGACGTGCTGTGTGAAGGCCTGAACGCCGTTGGTTGGGCGGTCACGCCGCCGCGGGCCACCATGTTCGTGTGGGCGAAAATTCCCGAGTGTTACAGCGACTACGACTCCATCGAGTTCAGTAAAAAGCTGCTGCAAGAAGCCAAAGTGGCGGTCTCGCCCGGCGTGGGATTCGGCGAGTATGGCGAGGGCTATGTGCGGTTCGGTCTGATCGAAAACGAACACCGTACGCGTCAGGCGATTCGCAATATCAAACGTATGTTTAAAAATGATGGTTTCGCCTGA